In Frondihabitans sp. PAMC 28766, a genomic segment contains:
- a CDS encoding CDP-glycerol glycerophosphotransferase family protein yields the protein MPTIAERLARTARRESMARARRRRIRPDTVFYESFDGNGALCNPEAIFRLLVSDPRYRRLRHVWSLEPGHESDRIRAEFAADSRVTFVTRGTRAWVTALSTSGWLVGNATFPRWFSKRPGQTYLSTWHGVPLKAMGFDIGDPASRVANVLRTFLHADVLLSTGPYMTDRLYRDAHKLGRIAGARVLETGYPRIDHQFASAPDVEATRAALREAGVDLDGRELVLYAPTWRGTNFSKPDDDAAALLATVNELQRRLGERYRVLVKTHQVVHAFARGRGEFEGVLVPNDLPTNRVLAVADRLVTDYSSIFFDYLVSGRCIHFLVPDLADYSQYRGLYIEPSDWPGSVSTDVASVAEVIAHGEVVDTSAARGRFVPHDDGGAARRVVDSVFGGIGDQGFTLTAPGQPAVLLVVGGFPAGDRATRVEAELARIDLDEVDVSVIVSDDRRPAFLAWQVDLDSRVRIMVRQGEIAGSTVAQIARRLGLGRHTGLWSAEVTRLFGSARFTRVVDLSGSPDFWAPLARAVSVTSATPGPVTLS from the coding sequence ATGCCGACCATCGCCGAACGTCTCGCTCGAACGGCTCGGCGCGAGAGCATGGCCCGGGCGCGTCGGCGGCGGATCCGCCCCGACACCGTCTTCTACGAGTCGTTCGACGGCAACGGCGCGCTCTGCAACCCCGAGGCGATCTTCCGGCTGCTCGTCAGCGACCCCCGGTACCGGCGGTTGCGGCACGTGTGGTCGCTCGAACCCGGGCACGAGTCCGACCGGATCCGCGCCGAGTTCGCCGCCGACTCGCGGGTGACCTTCGTGACCCGCGGCACCCGAGCCTGGGTCACGGCCCTCTCGACGAGCGGATGGCTTGTCGGCAACGCCACCTTCCCCCGCTGGTTCTCGAAGCGGCCCGGCCAGACGTACCTCAGCACCTGGCACGGCGTGCCGCTCAAGGCGATGGGCTTCGACATCGGCGACCCGGCGTCACGCGTCGCGAACGTGCTGCGCACCTTCCTCCACGCCGACGTGCTGCTCTCGACCGGCCCGTACATGACCGACCGGCTCTACCGCGACGCGCACAAGCTCGGCAGGATCGCGGGTGCTCGGGTGCTCGAGACCGGGTATCCGCGCATCGACCACCAGTTCGCCTCCGCCCCCGACGTCGAGGCGACGCGCGCCGCCCTGCGAGAGGCCGGTGTCGACCTCGACGGGCGCGAGCTCGTGCTCTACGCGCCGACGTGGAGGGGCACGAACTTCTCGAAGCCCGACGACGACGCGGCGGCACTGCTCGCCACGGTGAACGAGCTGCAGCGGCGGCTCGGCGAGCGCTACCGGGTGCTTGTGAAGACGCACCAGGTCGTGCACGCGTTCGCCCGGGGGCGAGGCGAGTTCGAGGGCGTCCTGGTGCCGAACGACCTACCGACCAACCGGGTGCTCGCCGTCGCCGACCGGTTGGTCACCGACTATTCGAGCATCTTCTTCGACTACCTCGTCAGCGGCCGGTGCATCCACTTCCTTGTGCCCGACCTCGCCGACTACTCGCAGTATCGCGGCCTCTACATCGAGCCGAGTGACTGGCCGGGCTCCGTGTCGACGGATGTCGCGAGCGTCGCCGAGGTCATCGCGCACGGAGAAGTCGTCGACACGTCGGCCGCCCGCGGGCGCTTCGTGCCGCACGACGACGGCGGGGCGGCGCGGCGCGTCGTCGACTCCGTCTTCGGCGGCATCGGCGACCAGGGCTTCACACTGACTGCCCCGGGCCAACCGGCCGTCCTGCTGGTGGTCGGCGGCTTCCCGGCAGGCGACAGGGCGACCCGCGTCGAGGCCGAGCTCGCCCGCATCGACCTCGACGAGGTCGACGTGAGCGTCATCGTCTCCGACGACCGCCGACCCGCCTTTCTGGCCTGGCAGGTCGATCTCGACAGCCGCGTGCGCATCATGGTGCGGCAGGGCGAGATCGCAGGATCGACCGTGGCCCAGATCGCGCGCCGCCTCGGCCTCGGCCGCCACACCGGTCTGTGGTCGGCCGAGGTGACAAGGCTGTTCGGCAGCGCCCGTTTCACCCGCGTGGTCGACCTCTCGGGCAGCCCCGACTTCTGGGCGCCACTCGCCCGTGCCGTCTCGGTCACCTCTGCGACACCCGGGCCCGTCACCCTTTCTTAG
- a CDS encoding SDR family NAD(P)-dependent oxidoreductase, with amino-acid sequence MTDTTTATKHALVIGASRNLGLGLAEELSSRGWHVVGTVRGSARTGLHDLASRGDDDGRRITVEHVDITVPSCIAGLRDRLTSAESAPFDLLFVNAGITDDDIPVGEVSADVFSRVLLTNAWAPMQVVETLGALVTPRGTIAVMSSRQGSIGMNERGGHEVYRASKSALNQLMRSYAARADGAQTLLLVHPGWVQTELGGAGAQLTVADSTPGIVNMLEAHAGEPGLQFRDYRDQVVPW; translated from the coding sequence ATGACTGACACCACCACCGCCACCAAGCACGCCCTCGTCATCGGCGCGTCCCGTAACCTCGGCCTGGGGCTCGCGGAGGAGCTGTCCTCCCGCGGCTGGCACGTCGTCGGCACCGTCCGCGGCTCGGCACGCACCGGGCTGCACGATCTCGCATCTCGGGGCGACGACGACGGCCGCAGGATCACGGTCGAGCACGTCGACATCACCGTCCCGTCGTGCATCGCCGGCCTTCGCGACCGGCTGACGTCGGCGGAGTCGGCGCCGTTCGATCTGCTCTTCGTCAACGCCGGCATCACCGACGACGACATCCCCGTGGGCGAGGTCTCCGCCGACGTCTTCAGCCGAGTGCTGCTGACGAACGCGTGGGCTCCGATGCAGGTCGTCGAGACCCTCGGCGCCCTCGTCACACCTCGCGGAACGATCGCCGTGATGTCGTCGCGGCAGGGCAGCATCGGCATGAACGAGCGGGGAGGCCACGAGGTCTACCGCGCCAGCAAGTCAGCGCTGAACCAGCTCATGCGCAGCTACGCCGCTCGCGCGGACGGCGCGCAGACGCTGCTGCTCGTCCACCCGGGCTGGGTGCAGACCGAGCTCGGCGGCGCCGGCGCGCAGCTCACCGTCGCCGACAGCACGCCCGGCATCGTCAACATGCTCGAGGCGCACGCGGGGGAGCCGGGGCTGCAGTTCCGCGACTACCGCGACCAGGTGGTGCCCTGGTGA
- a CDS encoding TetR/AcrR family transcriptional regulator yields the protein MPGTTRDARRAETSQKILHAAQQEFAQHGFDGATIRGIAERAGVHASLVMQHFGSKAQLFANAAQLPADDSAAASDHLADVLSMRLGDLPPETRALVRSMFTVPEAAASMRAFLDERVENLEKSFEGDDADVRATLAVSSILGLTIARHFLKLDAFDRIDIDALVEAANELLSRGTKG from the coding sequence ATGCCGGGCACCACGAGAGACGCACGCAGGGCCGAGACGTCGCAGAAGATCCTGCACGCCGCCCAGCAGGAGTTCGCGCAGCACGGCTTCGACGGCGCGACGATCCGCGGCATCGCCGAACGCGCCGGGGTGCACGCCTCGCTCGTCATGCAGCACTTCGGGTCGAAGGCGCAGCTCTTCGCGAACGCCGCCCAGTTGCCCGCCGACGACTCCGCGGCCGCATCCGATCACCTCGCCGACGTGCTGAGCATGCGCCTCGGCGACCTGCCGCCCGAGACCCGCGCGCTCGTCCGGTCGATGTTCACCGTGCCCGAGGCCGCGGCGTCGATGAGGGCCTTCCTCGACGAGCGCGTCGAGAACCTCGAGAAGTCGTTCGAGGGCGACGACGCCGACGTCCGCGCCACACTCGCCGTCAGCAGCATCCTGGGATTGACGATCGCGCGACACTTCTTGAAGCTCGACGCCTTCGACCGCATCGACATCGACGCCCTCGTCGAGGCCGCGAACGAGCTTCTCTCGCGCGGAACGAAGGGCTAG
- a CDS encoding MFS transporter: MTTSTPPQLVPAASATAKRSPRSLREAWIALAGLSAVFLFEMLDNSILNVALPTIGRDLDATTTSLQWVTGAYSVVFGGLMLAFGALADRFGRRRVMLIGLVLLGVASLATAFVSTSGELIAVRALMGVAAAMTTPGSIALAFRLFTTDALRVRAMTLVSTVGLVGLAIGPTAGGFVLAVAPWQVLLLVNVPIAALAFVGIRTGIARDEPAELHRDPIDVIGAVLGTVTIVLALVAPSLFVNEGAGSWAPWLAVVAAVAAAVSFVSRERSARHPLIDLKLIALPLVSSGLAYKAATGLAVAGLGYFVTLQLQLDWGWPPALASIGMLPQVIVLIGAGPFVNRFVEKVGYDAAAWLSSIAVVVGLAVFAVLGSYGYVWVAIALALVAAAIRVNGVIAGMNVLRGLPENRTSIGSALVDTASEVATGVAIAIAGTVITGLFVGDFAAGHWSTVQTGQFHAAVLVGGLALTAIAATLVAWGIVRARRSSPAPAPAGAGA; encoded by the coding sequence GTGACTACATCGACTCCCCCGCAGCTGGTTCCCGCTGCCTCCGCCACGGCGAAGCGCTCGCCGCGCTCCCTTCGCGAGGCGTGGATCGCCCTCGCCGGCCTGTCAGCCGTCTTCCTCTTCGAGATGCTCGACAACTCGATCCTCAACGTCGCCCTCCCCACCATCGGCCGCGACCTCGACGCGACCACGACCTCCCTCCAGTGGGTGACCGGCGCCTACTCCGTCGTCTTCGGCGGCCTGATGCTCGCGTTCGGCGCCCTCGCCGACCGCTTCGGCCGCCGACGAGTCATGCTGATCGGCCTCGTGCTGCTCGGCGTCGCCAGCCTCGCGACCGCCTTCGTCTCGACCTCGGGTGAGCTCATCGCCGTCCGCGCCCTCATGGGCGTCGCCGCGGCGATGACCACCCCCGGCTCGATCGCCCTCGCCTTCCGCCTGTTCACCACCGATGCCCTGCGCGTCCGCGCCATGACCCTCGTCTCCACCGTCGGCCTGGTCGGTCTGGCCATCGGGCCGACCGCCGGCGGCTTCGTCCTCGCCGTCGCCCCGTGGCAGGTGCTGCTGCTCGTCAACGTGCCGATCGCGGCCCTCGCGTTCGTCGGCATCCGCACGGGCATCGCCCGCGACGAGCCCGCAGAGCTGCACCGCGACCCGATCGACGTGATCGGCGCCGTGCTCGGCACGGTCACGATCGTGCTCGCCCTCGTGGCTCCCAGCCTCTTCGTGAACGAGGGCGCAGGATCCTGGGCCCCCTGGCTCGCCGTCGTGGCCGCCGTCGCCGCAGCGGTCTCGTTCGTCTCACGAGAGCGCAGCGCCCGCCACCCGCTGATCGACCTGAAGCTCATCGCGCTTCCTCTCGTCTCAAGCGGCCTGGCATACAAGGCCGCGACCGGTCTCGCGGTGGCCGGCCTCGGCTACTTCGTCACGCTGCAGCTGCAGCTCGACTGGGGCTGGCCGCCCGCGCTCGCCTCGATCGGCATGCTGCCCCAGGTGATCGTGCTGATCGGCGCCGGACCCTTCGTCAACCGATTCGTCGAGAAGGTCGGCTATGACGCCGCCGCATGGCTCAGCTCGATCGCCGTCGTCGTCGGTCTCGCGGTGTTCGCCGTGCTCGGGTCGTACGGCTACGTCTGGGTTGCGATCGCGCTGGCGCTCGTCGCCGCAGCGATCCGTGTCAACGGCGTGATCGCCGGCATGAACGTGCTGCGCGGCCTGCCCGAGAACCGCACGTCGATCGGCTCGGCGCTCGTCGACACCGCTTCGGAGGTCGCCACCGGCGTCGCGATCGCCATCGCCGGCACGGTGATCACCGGGCTGTTCGTCGGCGACTTCGCCGCGGGTCACTGGTCTACCGTGCAAACGGGGCAGTTCCACGCGGCTGTGCTCGTCGGCGGGCTCGCGCTCACCGCCATCGCCGCGACGCTGGTGGCCTGGGGCATCGTCCGTGCCCGGCGCTCTTCGCCCGCCCCCGCCCCCGCCGGAGCCGGCGCCTGA
- a CDS encoding glycosyltransferase family 39 protein, translated as MTSTAEIRIAPPSTVGRPTTDVARSSSLAPWVLGLIASVVASLGSWIPSLWGDEAASVLSATRPIGSLFAMLTHVDAVHGTYYFGLHWWIAVFGASPFSVRMPPAIAVGLAVVAVVLLVRRLADPRTALVGGVICILLPRFTYMGEETRSYAFSAAVVAWAMLLLVDLVSGRRGGRRWWVLYGVLIAVGVYIFMYTALLLVAHAILLAAVRAPRRTWRSWLIAAVVGVSAAGPVVVFSVLERSQIAFLSTETTTDFTSLAVGLWFWTWWYALIAWALIVGGVASWSAGLIRARRRAARVAPGSDAARSARVPSLELVGLVWLAVPGVILLLSNIPFADFTGRYLSMSAPGAGLLMAAGVRALAALPWRTARVRGLVAVLLVVGVSVAALPSWVSQRTLYAKNQSDWAEISTAVGAHASPGGAVVFDESTRPSKRPRLALHTYPAGFRGLTDVTLSVPYTRSPTWYDRELTVPQALADGRFRGYREVWLIEYSTGKTTDTYGLADLEKAGYRVSATYRTHRSEILELRD; from the coding sequence ATGACGAGCACCGCCGAGATCCGGATCGCGCCACCGTCGACGGTCGGGCGACCCACCACCGACGTCGCTCGCTCGTCATCCCTGGCCCCATGGGTCCTCGGCCTGATCGCCAGCGTCGTCGCGTCGCTCGGCTCGTGGATCCCGTCCCTCTGGGGCGACGAGGCCGCGAGCGTCCTGTCGGCCACGCGGCCGATCGGCAGCCTCTTCGCCATGCTGACGCACGTCGATGCCGTGCACGGCACTTACTACTTCGGGCTGCATTGGTGGATCGCCGTGTTCGGCGCGTCGCCGTTCTCGGTGCGGATGCCGCCGGCGATCGCCGTCGGGCTCGCCGTCGTGGCGGTGGTGCTGCTGGTTCGCCGCCTCGCCGACCCCCGCACGGCGCTGGTCGGCGGGGTGATCTGCATCCTGCTGCCGCGTTTCACGTACATGGGCGAGGAGACGCGGTCGTACGCCTTCTCGGCGGCGGTCGTCGCCTGGGCGATGCTGCTGCTCGTCGATCTCGTGAGCGGTCGCCGCGGCGGCCGGCGCTGGTGGGTGCTCTACGGCGTGCTCATCGCCGTGGGCGTCTACATCTTCATGTACACGGCGCTGCTGCTCGTCGCGCACGCGATCCTGCTCGCGGCGGTCAGGGCACCCCGGCGCACCTGGCGATCCTGGCTGATCGCCGCCGTCGTCGGTGTTTCAGCGGCCGGCCCCGTCGTCGTCTTCTCCGTGCTCGAGCGCAGCCAGATCGCGTTCCTCTCGACCGAGACCACCACCGACTTCACCTCCCTGGCCGTCGGGCTGTGGTTCTGGACGTGGTGGTACGCGCTGATCGCGTGGGCGCTGATCGTCGGGGGCGTCGCCTCCTGGTCAGCCGGTCTGATCCGGGCGCGTCGCCGTGCGGCTCGCGTCGCCCCCGGGTCGGATGCCGCGCGGTCGGCGCGCGTGCCGAGCCTCGAGCTCGTCGGGCTGGTGTGGCTGGCCGTGCCAGGGGTGATCCTGCTGCTCTCGAACATCCCGTTCGCCGACTTCACCGGCCGGTATCTCTCGATGTCGGCGCCGGGCGCCGGTCTGCTCATGGCGGCGGGCGTCCGGGCGCTGGCCGCGCTACCGTGGCGGACGGCCCGGGTGCGCGGCCTCGTCGCCGTTCTCCTCGTCGTCGGCGTGTCCGTTGCGGCTCTGCCGAGCTGGGTGTCCCAGCGAACCCTCTACGCCAAGAACCAGAGCGACTGGGCCGAGATCAGCACCGCCGTCGGGGCCCATGCGAGCCCCGGGGGCGCCGTGGTGTTCGACGAGTCCACCCGACCCTCGAAGCGACCCCGCCTCGCACTCCACACCTACCCGGCGGGCTTCCGCGGCCTCACGGACGTCACCCTGTCGGTGCCGTACACGCGGAGTCCGACCTGGTACGACCGCGAACTGACGGTGCCGCAGGCGCTCGCGGACGGGCGATTCCGCGGATACAGAGAGGTGTGGCTGATCGAGTACTCGACGGGGAAGACCACCGACACGTACGGTCTCGCCGACCTCGAGAAGGCGGGCTACCGGGTCTCGGCGACGTATCGAACCCACCGCAGCGAGATCCTCGAGCTTCGCGACTGA
- a CDS encoding TetR/AcrR family transcriptional regulator: MPETTEWHERRPSRPRKAPITVERIMATAFALVEAEGFDALTMRRVAAALETGPASLYAHVKNKAELDDLLIGELSSRVPLPAPDPAHWQEQIGAVCGRLRDEFLRFPGISRAALAAVPNSLDTLRISEGMLGILLAGGVAPRRAAWAIDAIFLYVCAYTLEASLRVDHTDGVEGQAFDRAEVVARLESLPAKRFPNTVEHARELTAGAGHDRFDFVLDTLLRGLVSEV; this comes from the coding sequence ATGCCCGAGACGACCGAATGGCACGAACGCCGACCGTCACGACCGCGCAAGGCCCCGATCACGGTCGAGCGCATCATGGCCACGGCTTTCGCCCTCGTCGAGGCGGAGGGGTTCGACGCGCTCACCATGCGGCGCGTGGCGGCAGCCCTCGAGACCGGGCCGGCATCCCTCTACGCGCACGTCAAGAACAAGGCGGAGCTCGACGACCTGCTGATCGGAGAGCTCAGCTCGCGCGTGCCGCTGCCCGCCCCGGATCCTGCGCACTGGCAGGAGCAGATCGGGGCCGTCTGCGGTCGTCTCCGCGACGAGTTCCTGCGATTTCCCGGCATCTCGCGCGCCGCCCTCGCGGCGGTGCCGAACAGCCTCGACACCCTGCGGATCAGCGAGGGCATGCTCGGAATCCTGCTGGCCGGGGGAGTGGCGCCGCGTCGAGCCGCCTGGGCGATCGACGCGATCTTCCTCTACGTCTGCGCGTACACGCTCGAGGCGTCGCTGCGCGTCGATCACACGGACGGCGTCGAGGGGCAGGCGTTCGATCGCGCCGAGGTCGTCGCGCGGCTCGAGTCGCTGCCGGCCAAGCGCTTCCCGAACACCGTCGAGCACGCGCGAGAGCTGACCGCGGGCGCCGGGCACGACCGGTTCGATTTCGTGCTCGACACGCTGCTGCGCGGGTTGGTGTCGGAGGTCTAG
- a CDS encoding glycosyltransferase, with product MRDLVAPTSTAPAPKWFVTVGRYTNEKNHERLITAFASVHRRHPEARLLIVGHGPLQESLARLIVRLGLVTVAHITGALSNPFSVMSRADCFVLSSDYEGQPMVLLEASVLDMPIVSTRFATVEDALPEDTIHIVEQDAEALAEGMIAFLDGRVERSHLDSTAYNERAVASFLEALRLPVAARSTPAPALAPATATATATAPTVRAL from the coding sequence GTGCGCGACCTGGTCGCACCGACGTCGACAGCGCCCGCGCCGAAGTGGTTCGTCACGGTCGGCCGCTACACCAACGAGAAGAACCACGAGCGCCTCATCACCGCGTTCGCCTCCGTCCACCGTCGGCACCCGGAGGCGCGCCTGCTGATCGTCGGCCACGGGCCCCTTCAGGAGTCGCTCGCCCGGCTGATCGTGCGCCTCGGCCTCGTCACGGTCGCGCACATCACCGGGGCGCTGTCCAACCCGTTCTCGGTGATGAGCCGCGCCGACTGCTTCGTGCTCTCGAGCGACTACGAGGGGCAGCCGATGGTGCTGCTCGAAGCCTCGGTCCTCGACATGCCCATCGTCTCGACCCGATTCGCGACAGTTGAAGACGCCCTGCCGGAAGACACCATCCACATCGTCGAGCAGGATGCCGAGGCGCTCGCCGAGGGCATGATCGCCTTCCTCGACGGGCGTGTCGAGCGGTCTCACCTCGACAGCACCGCCTACAACGAGCGGGCTGTCGCCAGCTTCCTCGAGGCGTTGCGGCTTCCCGTCGCCGCGCGGTCGACGCCTGCGCCTGCCCTTGCGCCTGCCACTGCCACTGCCACTGCCACTGCCCCGACGGTCAGGGCTCTCTGA
- a CDS encoding phosphatase PAP2 family protein, giving the protein MSWMKDSAPAGDRVDVAPHLPGILHVVRRQSDAISFGAAALVIVIVFGFVLSHTYAVTHADLSVDKAFSHAHRQVLTTITHAVYTIISPAPAIVITAILTAIIWARTRNLRAAVTFAVLVAVSWVPSDIVKILVHRHRPDPTALAHPFLPTPPDPSYPSGHVVFAASLAMAFIFLARGTRFQGLAITLGIVGAAVVGLSVIYLGVHYPTDVIASLLWSVAATTIILTLWNRYVIPRTYRALAAVDTARR; this is encoded by the coding sequence ATGTCATGGATGAAAGACAGTGCCCCGGCCGGCGACCGAGTCGACGTCGCGCCCCACCTGCCCGGCATCCTGCATGTCGTGCGCCGGCAGTCCGACGCGATCTCGTTCGGGGCCGCAGCCCTGGTGATCGTCATCGTGTTCGGGTTCGTGCTGTCGCACACCTACGCAGTGACCCACGCCGACCTGTCCGTCGACAAGGCCTTCAGCCACGCTCACCGGCAGGTGCTGACAACGATCACGCACGCGGTCTACACGATCATCAGCCCGGCACCCGCGATCGTCATCACGGCGATTCTGACGGCGATCATCTGGGCGCGCACCCGCAACCTGCGCGCCGCCGTCACGTTCGCCGTGCTCGTGGCCGTCAGCTGGGTGCCCAGCGACATCGTCAAGATCCTGGTGCACCGGCACCGCCCCGACCCGACCGCACTCGCGCACCCCTTCCTGCCCACGCCGCCCGACCCGTCGTACCCGAGCGGCCATGTCGTCTTCGCTGCCAGCCTGGCGATGGCGTTCATCTTCCTGGCCCGGGGCACGCGCTTCCAGGGGCTCGCGATCACGCTCGGCATCGTCGGGGCGGCAGTCGTGGGCCTCAGTGTGATCTACCTCGGCGTGCACTATCCGACCGACGTCATCGCATCGCTGCTCTGGTCGGTGGCGGCCACCACGATCATCTTGACGCTGTGGAACCGCTATGTGATACCGCGGACGTATCGAGCGCTGGCGGCCGTCGATACTGCGCGGCGGTAG
- a CDS encoding MarR family winged helix-turn-helix transcriptional regulator: MDTTAADLNRLLGPLRRAALRTTRAEAALPDLPEAHVEILRALHAHSPQSPGELADNLRLARSTVSNLIKAMLAAGLITRETDTVDSRSTAISPSPEALANLVRYDEAGTQVLQRALDEFTADERDALAGAMPLLDRLVEILTARPAAGDRHPE, translated from the coding sequence ATGGACACCACCGCCGCCGACCTGAACCGCCTGCTCGGCCCCCTCCGCCGCGCCGCCCTGCGCACCACCCGCGCCGAGGCCGCCTTGCCAGACCTGCCCGAGGCGCACGTCGAGATCCTGCGCGCGTTGCATGCTCACAGCCCGCAGAGCCCTGGCGAACTCGCCGACAACCTGCGACTCGCGCGCTCGACCGTCAGCAACCTCATCAAGGCGATGCTCGCCGCAGGGCTGATCACGCGCGAAACCGATACGGTCGACTCGCGCAGCACGGCGATCTCGCCGTCGCCCGAGGCGCTCGCCAACCTCGTGCGCTACGACGAGGCCGGCACACAGGTGCTGCAGCGGGCGCTCGACGAGTTCACGGCCGACGAGCGCGATGCCCTGGCCGGTGCGATGCCGCTGCTCGATCGGCTCGTCGAGATCCTGACGGCGCGCCCCGCCGCGGGCGACCGCCACCCGGAGTAG
- a CDS encoding amidohydrolase family protein, with product MTIIAIEEHWTTPELASALKALPTERQDDSLALNQMGDSLERLHDVGEGRIAAMDEQGIDVQILSVAPPATGPLDPADALAFSRDLNDIAAAAVAEHPTRLKAMATLPMASPGDVAAELTRAVGNGAVGAMVYGRTGERALDDPAHDDLFATAAALGQPIFIHPQLPAPSVRDALYSGFDPLTNLGLSTFGWGWHIEAATAALRLITRGTFDRHPGLKLVLGHWGELLLFWQDRVDSLSRIAGLDRTVSEVLRTNVFITSSGMLSPALLHHALEVSSIDQLLFSTDYPFQQPTASEIQAFLGEFASDQDREKFTSATARKVFGLHD from the coding sequence GTGACGATCATCGCCATCGAAGAGCACTGGACGACACCGGAGCTCGCCTCAGCACTGAAGGCGCTGCCGACCGAGCGGCAGGACGACAGCCTCGCCCTCAACCAGATGGGCGACAGCCTCGAACGGCTGCACGACGTGGGGGAGGGGAGGATCGCCGCGATGGACGAGCAGGGTATCGACGTGCAGATCCTCTCGGTGGCGCCGCCCGCGACCGGGCCCCTCGATCCTGCTGACGCCCTCGCGTTCAGTCGCGACCTCAACGACATCGCTGCGGCCGCGGTCGCCGAGCATCCGACGCGTCTGAAGGCGATGGCCACGCTGCCGATGGCGTCGCCCGGCGATGTCGCGGCCGAGCTCACCCGCGCGGTCGGCAACGGGGCCGTCGGCGCCATGGTCTACGGGCGCACAGGGGAGAGGGCGCTCGACGACCCGGCCCACGACGACCTCTTCGCGACGGCCGCGGCCCTCGGGCAACCGATCTTCATCCACCCGCAACTGCCGGCGCCGTCGGTGCGCGACGCGCTCTACTCCGGCTTCGACCCTCTGACGAACCTGGGGCTGTCGACGTTCGGCTGGGGCTGGCACATCGAGGCCGCGACCGCCGCCCTGCGCCTGATCACCCGCGGCACCTTCGACCGGCACCCCGGCCTCAAGCTCGTGCTCGGCCACTGGGGCGAGCTGCTGCTGTTCTGGCAGGATCGCGTCGACAGCCTCTCGCGCATCGCCGGCCTCGATCGCACGGTCTCCGAGGTGCTGCGCACCAACGTCTTCATCACCAGCTCGGGCATGCTCAGCCCGGCCCTGCTGCACCACGCGCTCGAGGTCTCGTCGATCGACCAACTGCTCTTCTCGACCGACTACCCCTTCCAGCAACCCACCGCCTCCGAGATCCAGGCCTTCCTCGGCGAGTTCGCCAGCGACCAGGATCGCGAGAAGTTCACCTCCGCCACCGCACGAAAGGTCTTCGGCCTCCATGACTGA
- a CDS encoding SDR family NAD(P)-dependent oxidoreductase, whose product MGKLEGKVAVITGATSGMALAGAKLFVDEGAHVFIQGRRQDALDDAVALVGRNVTGVQGDSANLADLDRLFETVRRERGSIDVLWASAGAGAQGKLGEITEEQFDAAFSLNAKGTLFTVQKALPLLVDGGSIIMTGSNASLRGYPDWSVYAGSKAVLPAYARVWTSELRDRKIRVNVLTPGQVSSPMMAAVMTPELKAQFESVIPRRSMGQPEEIASVALFLASDDSSYVNGQELVVDGGTTVI is encoded by the coding sequence ATGGGCAAGCTCGAGGGCAAGGTCGCCGTGATCACGGGCGCGACGAGCGGGATGGCTCTGGCTGGCGCGAAGCTGTTCGTCGACGAGGGCGCGCACGTCTTCATCCAGGGTCGGCGGCAGGATGCCCTCGACGACGCCGTCGCCCTGGTCGGCCGCAACGTCACCGGAGTGCAGGGCGACTCGGCGAACCTCGCCGACCTCGACCGCCTGTTCGAGACCGTCCGGCGCGAGAGGGGCTCGATCGACGTGCTGTGGGCCAGTGCCGGCGCAGGAGCGCAGGGCAAGCTCGGCGAGATCACCGAGGAGCAGTTCGACGCAGCCTTCTCGCTGAACGCGAAGGGCACGCTGTTCACGGTGCAAAAGGCGCTGCCGCTGCTTGTCGACGGCGGCTCGATCATCATGACCGGGTCGAACGCTTCGCTTCGGGGCTACCCCGACTGGAGCGTTTACGCCGGCAGCAAGGCCGTGCTGCCCGCCTACGCACGCGTGTGGACCTCCGAGTTGAGAGACCGGAAAATCCGCGTGAACGTGCTGACCCCGGGCCAGGTCTCGTCGCCGATGATGGCGGCGGTGATGACCCCCGAGCTGAAAGCGCAGTTCGAGTCCGTGATCCCCCGTCGGTCGATGGGCCAGCCGGAGGAGATCGCATCGGTCGCGCTCTTCCTCGCCTCCGACGACTCGAGTTACGTCAACGGCCAGGAGCTGGTCGTCGACGGCGGCACCACGGTGATCTGA